One genomic region from candidate division KSB1 bacterium encodes:
- a CDS encoding xanthine dehydrogenase family protein molybdopterin-binding subunit has product MAGWKPLTQTRFLGKPVPRVDGVDKVTGRAKYTYDVHLPGMLYGRILRSPYPHARVISVDLSAAQALPGVKAVIGKLKDEVNFVGDEVAAVAAVDEHTAAEALRRIRVDYEPLPFVVREEEAIKPDAPRVMSGREDNLGELEEYGEGDIEKGFAEADVIIERTFHMNVQVHTTLETHGCVAKWEGEELYLWDSTQGVHGTRSGLAQALSIPENRIHVITHHMGGGFGSKFGPKSYNVICARLAKQAGAPVKLMLDREEEMLCTGNRPSSFQRIKIGAKKDGKLTAFEMEAFGSGGVGGGAGVPQPYIYFFPNWKVKQRDVFINAGPAAPMRAPGHPQAAFAIDSIMDELAEALGMDPLKLRQLNDPNPTRQAEYQIGAERIGWHRRQPSGSQKGVKVRGLGMGSGEWGGGGTRGTTAIVNIYSDGTVDVRIGTQDLGVGTRTLVAAVAAEELELDLTDVRPLIGESDFPWAPASGGSTTAPSVAPAVKRAAESAKQRLIAAVAEAKGVAVEQVQYTAKKFTITATGETLSWKQACALLEGATISAMESWAEGLSDSGTAGTQFAEVEVDRETGKVKVLKMIAVQDCGLVVNLLTARSQINGAMIGEIGYALLEQRLLDRETGIMPNADMENYKIPGALEMPDFDVTIYDQQERGVIGLGEPPAIPGVGAIANAIYNAVGVRITELPITPDKVLTAIERKEGRS; this is encoded by the coding sequence ATGGCGGGATGGAAGCCTCTAACTCAAACGCGTTTTTTAGGCAAACCGGTTCCGCGCGTCGACGGCGTCGATAAAGTGACCGGCCGCGCCAAGTATACTTATGACGTACACCTGCCGGGGATGCTGTACGGCAGGATTCTCCGCAGTCCTTATCCGCATGCGCGGGTCATCTCGGTCGATTTGTCCGCTGCGCAGGCGCTGCCCGGCGTCAAAGCGGTGATCGGCAAGTTGAAGGACGAGGTCAATTTCGTCGGCGACGAGGTGGCGGCGGTCGCGGCCGTGGATGAGCATACCGCTGCCGAGGCCTTGCGGCGGATTCGCGTCGATTATGAGCCGCTGCCCTTTGTGGTGCGCGAAGAGGAAGCTATCAAGCCCGATGCGCCGCGGGTCATGAGCGGCCGCGAGGATAACCTTGGTGAGCTGGAAGAATACGGCGAAGGCGACATCGAAAAAGGCTTTGCCGAAGCGGACGTGATCATCGAGCGCACCTTTCATATGAACGTTCAGGTGCATACGACGCTCGAAACGCACGGCTGCGTCGCCAAATGGGAGGGGGAAGAACTCTATTTGTGGGATTCCACGCAGGGCGTTCACGGCACGCGCAGCGGTCTGGCGCAGGCGCTCAGCATTCCTGAAAACCGCATCCATGTCATTACCCATCACATGGGCGGGGGATTCGGCAGCAAGTTCGGCCCCAAGTCCTACAACGTCATCTGTGCGCGTTTGGCCAAGCAAGCCGGAGCACCGGTCAAGCTGATGCTCGATCGGGAAGAAGAGATGCTCTGCACCGGCAATCGGCCTTCGTCTTTTCAACGGATAAAGATCGGTGCGAAAAAGGACGGCAAGCTGACCGCTTTCGAGATGGAAGCGTTCGGCAGCGGCGGCGTCGGCGGCGGCGCGGGCGTTCCGCAGCCTTATATCTATTTTTTCCCCAATTGGAAGGTGAAACAACGGGATGTGTTCATCAACGCCGGTCCGGCGGCGCCCATGCGCGCACCCGGTCATCCGCAGGCGGCGTTTGCCATTGATTCGATCATGGATGAGTTGGCCGAAGCTTTGGGCATGGATCCGCTCAAGTTGAGACAGCTGAACGATCCCAATCCTACACGGCAGGCCGAGTATCAAATCGGCGCCGAGCGCATCGGCTGGCATCGTCGGCAACCCTCCGGGAGTCAAAAAGGCGTCAAGGTGCGCGGTTTGGGTATGGGGTCCGGCGAATGGGGCGGCGGCGGTACGCGCGGCACGACCGCGATCGTCAACATTTACAGCGACGGCACCGTGGATGTGCGCATCGGCACGCAGGACCTTGGGGTCGGTACCCGCACGCTGGTCGCGGCGGTTGCGGCAGAAGAGCTGGAGCTCGATTTGACCGACGTCCGGCCGCTCATCGGTGAAAGCGACTTTCCCTGGGCGCCCGCGAGCGGCGGCAGCACCACGGCGCCTTCGGTCGCGCCGGCGGTCAAACGCGCCGCCGAAAGCGCCAAACAGCGCCTCATCGCGGCAGTGGCCGAGGCAAAGGGCGTTGCCGTCGAGCAGGTGCAATATACGGCTAAAAAATTTACCATAACCGCAACCGGTGAAACATTGAGCTGGAAGCAGGCCTGCGCGCTGCTGGAGGGCGCGACGATCTCGGCCATGGAGTCCTGGGCCGAAGGCCTGTCCGACAGCGGCACGGCAGGGACGCAGTTTGCCGAAGTGGAGGTCGACCGTGAAACCGGCAAGGTGAAGGTGCTGAAAATGATCGCCGTACAAGATTGCGGGCTGGTGGTCAATCTGTTGACGGCGCGCAGTCAGATCAACGGCGCCATGATCGGCGAGATCGGCTATGCGCTGCTCGAACAGCGTCTGCTCGATCGCGAAACCGGCATCATGCCCAATGCGGATATGGAAAACTATAAAATCCCCGGCGCGCTCGAGATGCCCGATTTCGACGTAACCATCTACGATCAGCAGGAGAGGGGCGTCATCGGATTGGGCGAGCCGCCCGCCATTCCCGGCGTCGGCGCCATTGCCAACGCGATTTATAATGCCGTCGGCGTGCGCATCACCGAGCTGCCCATCACACCGGATAAAGTGCTGACGGCCATCGAACGCAAGGAGGGCCGGTCATGA
- a CDS encoding (2Fe-2S)-binding protein, whose amino-acid sequence MMEEKNIHNGLSRRGFLKGVSGGLIGAAALKSIRPLSAAAEHGRIVGPDSVTITLQVNGEQKRVQCDPRTTLLDLLRDAFGLTGTKRVCNKGQCGACTVILDGRTVLACSMLALDADGCSVETIEGVARGDRLHPLQEAFVENDALQCGFCTPGFIMSGLALLRRNPKPTLEEIKRAVSGNLCRCGTYPNVFKAVAQAAERMQKEG is encoded by the coding sequence ATGATGGAAGAAAAAAACATTCACAACGGCCTTTCCCGGCGCGGTTTCCTCAAAGGCGTTAGCGGCGGTCTGATCGGCGCCGCCGCGCTCAAGAGCATTCGGCCGCTTTCAGCAGCCGCCGAACATGGGCGCATAGTCGGTCCCGATTCGGTCACCATCACTCTGCAGGTCAACGGCGAGCAGAAAAGAGTGCAGTGCGATCCCAGGACGACGCTGCTCGATCTGCTGCGCGATGCTTTCGGCTTGACCGGCACCAAACGGGTATGCAACAAGGGACAATGCGGCGCCTGCACGGTCATTCTCGACGGGCGCACGGTCTTGGCCTGCTCCATGCTCGCCCTCGATGCCGACGGCTGCTCGGTTGAGACCATCGAAGGGGTGGCCCGAGGCGATCGGCTTCATCCTCTGCAGGAGGCCTTTGTCGAAAACGATGCGCTGCAGTGCGGCTTTTGTACGCCCGGATTCATCATGTCCGGTTTGGCGTTGCTGCGCCGTAACCCTAAACCGACGTTGGAGGAGATCAAGCGGGCCGTATCGGGCAACTTGTGCCGCTGCGGCACCTATCCGAACGTCTTCAAAGCCGTCGCCCAGGCGGCAGAACGCATGCAGAAGGAGGGCTGA
- a CDS encoding xanthine dehydrogenase family protein subunit M has protein sequence MKAFSYIYPKNAKAIPPLLAQYGNMAMLYAGGTDALARLKEGIVEPELLINLKQLPELSSIKEDRKGLRIGAAVRLADILEFPPAMAYPGLIEAVQSVGTIQLRNMGTIGGNLCQRPRCWYYRSSRFPCYRKGGELCYAIYGENKYHCILGGDPCYIVHPSDVAPMLIALDAEIEILSAKKSRRIKAEAFYVLPEQDPYHETVLAADEVVTQIIVPARAKRLKSHYLKFRERDSFDFAMVSVAAAGRVEGDRLFEPRIVLGGVAPKPWRALKTEAMLAGQAISEELLLEAAKAELAQAAPLDKNEYKVPLARNLIKRAVMEMMGKA, from the coding sequence ATGAAAGCCTTTTCTTATATCTATCCCAAGAATGCCAAGGCGATTCCGCCGCTGCTGGCGCAATACGGCAACATGGCGATGCTTTACGCCGGCGGCACCGATGCCTTGGCGCGCCTGAAAGAAGGCATTGTCGAACCTGAGCTGCTGATCAATCTGAAACAACTGCCGGAACTGAGCTCGATCAAAGAGGACCGCAAGGGACTGCGTATCGGTGCCGCCGTTCGGCTGGCTGATATTCTCGAATTTCCACCGGCAATGGCCTATCCCGGCCTCATCGAAGCGGTGCAGTCGGTCGGCACGATTCAGCTGCGCAACATGGGAACGATCGGCGGCAATCTCTGTCAGCGGCCGCGCTGTTGGTACTACCGGAGCAGCCGTTTTCCCTGCTACCGTAAGGGCGGCGAGCTCTGCTACGCCATCTACGGCGAGAACAAGTATCACTGCATTCTCGGCGGCGATCCATGCTACATCGTCCATCCCTCGGATGTGGCGCCGATGCTGATTGCTCTCGATGCCGAGATCGAGATCCTGAGTGCGAAAAAATCCAGGCGCATCAAAGCGGAAGCATTCTACGTTCTGCCTGAACAGGATCCGTATCACGAGACCGTGCTTGCTGCCGATGAGGTGGTGACGCAGATCATCGTACCGGCGCGCGCCAAGCGGCTCAAGAGTCATTATCTCAAGTTCCGCGAGCGAGATTCGTTCGATTTTGCCATGGTCAGCGTGGCGGCGGCCGGCAGGGTGGAAGGCGATCGGTTGTTCGAGCCGAGGATAGTTCTAGGCGGTGTAGCGCCCAAGCCGTGGCGGGCGCTCAAGACGGAAGCCATGCTCGCTGGCCAGGCGATTTCGGAGGAGCTTTTGCTCGAAGCCGCCAAAGCCGAATTGGCGCAGGCCGCACCATTGGACAAAAACGAGTACAAAGTGCCGCTGGCGAGAAATTTGATCAAGCGCGCCGTAATGGAGATGATGGGCAAAGCGTAA